A region of the Apium graveolens cultivar Ventura chromosome 6, ASM990537v1, whole genome shotgun sequence genome:
ATGGAGACTAATGTAAGTTTAATTATGGAGATGTATAAGAAAGAACTAACCTTGATAAACTTTTCAATATCAGATATTATAGCGTTCTGGTACTGATGCATTGATTTATGTGGCATTGGATTTGTATAGAACTGAAACATATCATTGCTTCCTGCAGTAGAAAACACTAAAGAATTTTTAAGAATATGTGAAACCTTCTTCTCTCCTACTATTGTAACAAGCCTCTGCTTATATTTCTTGAAATATTTTTGGTACTGTTTTGTCACCGGAATAACATTCCATGTTGCACCAGTCCTGTCGCCATAGCCCGATCCAGCTGAAGCGAAACAAACACCTGTAGAGAGCTCTGATGGAGGTAGATTCGGGTCCAAAAAAGGAGGAACTAGTTGCTTGAGACTTAGAGCATCAGCCAGAAAATCAGACATGAGTTTTCCATCAGAAAATCTACCCGTGGGAATGCCACCAGGAAACGATACACCATAAGGTGTGTGATTTGCTTTAACTATAGTAGAGATAAAGTTATTATTTCCTGTATCCGATAAAGAATCACCAAATATGAGAACCGAAGAGAATTTCGGTAAAGCATTGCATGTCAACATGATGTTGAG
Encoded here:
- the LOC141668544 gene encoding GDSL esterase/lipase At2g30220-like, whose protein sequence is MDPSFFMLCLLNLLNIMLTCNALPKFSSVLIFGDSLSDTGNNNFISTIVKANHTPYGVSFPGGIPTGRFSDGKLMSDFLADALSLKQLVPPFLDPNLPPSELSTGVCFASAGSGYGDRTGATWNVIPVTKQYQKYFKKYKQRLVTIVGEKKVSHILKNSLVFSTAGSNDMFQFYTNPMPHKSMHQYQNAIISDIEKFIKSLYKEGCRNMAIAGIPLICVPPGVGAELGCSNDKNSDSNVYNSKLQALLTRLQPSLPGSKLVYADILTPLGELAASSIAHGLHPPNINCCGMGIPAVGPTCNISVPTCPNPQNYFMWDAIHPTQVVYRYVADYLIRTVLPQFNRTA